From the Primulina tabacum isolate GXHZ01 chromosome 3, ASM2559414v2, whole genome shotgun sequence genome, one window contains:
- the LOC142540727 gene encoding ubiquitin-conjugating enzyme E2 36 has product MANSNLPRRIIKETQRLLSEPAPGISASPSEDNMRYFNVMILGPTQSPYEGGVFKLELFLPEEYPMAAPKVRFLTKIYHPNIDKLGRICLDILKDKWSPALQIRTVLLSIQALLSAPNPDDPLSENIAKHWKTNEAEAVETAKEWTRLYASGA; this is encoded by the exons ATGGCCAACAGCAATCTACCCCGAAGGATCATTAAG GAAACCCAGCGTCTGCTGAGCGAACCAg CGCCAGGAATAAGTGCATCTCCATCAGAAGACAATATGCGGTATTTCAATGTAATGATTCTTGGTCCAACACAGTCTCCTTATGAAG GAGGTGTTTTTAAGCTGGAATTGTTTCTGCCAGAAGAATACCCAATGGCTGCTCCAAAG GTTCGCTTCCTTACAAAAATTTACCACCCAAACATTGACAAG CTTGGAAGGATTTGTCTGGATATTCTTAAAGACAAGTGGAGTCCAGCGCTCCAGATTAGAACCGTACTTCTGAG CATTCAAGCACTTTTGAGCGCTCCAAATCCAGACGATCCACTTTCTGAAAACATTGCGAAGCATTGGAAAACAAACGAGGCAGAAGCCGTCGAAACAG CTAAAGAATGGACGCGGTTGTATGCAAGTGGTGCTTGA
- the LOC142540725 gene encoding uncharacterized protein LOC142540725, which translates to MDEKALAKSKRAHSLRHTKKNNHHSASKVPSVSSGTATANKKPSGEQVGENLRKPHGSRELPSNWDRYGEEFNLGSEDPSGESASAPTEFVVPKSKGADYAFLISEARAQPLSNYSSDIVRSLSDNIEEYTQGFGPMLSVEGQSMLSWITEDDFDFDFDKKSSSSFEAPFLSLNLDALAEQLGKAKLSDRLFLEPDVLLPPELFNDELQACGEDSDHLQTRASAVEIDSEASSSLIQDMDENENGQPLPCSESMSLSSTIAINNSIAILKEGLHSMDQNTYKVGQTQESEQKYISTPNVDSAARKPSTFEAANAEADLNVLLNSFAETKFLEPSTNPPKKSGHISDISRENTGVTSSVEISSVQYASADIKKRGTDRMKTPMMSVKIDDDIDTRLKEMSNVVKIDGGSLSQDQEFRDITPLQSNGNSTSKIQDDFDSWLDSI; encoded by the exons ATGGATGAAAAAGCATTGGCGAAATCGAAGAGAGCTCATTCACTGCGACATACCAAGAAGAATAACCACCATTCAGCATCAAAAGTGCCTTCTGTAAGTTCAGGTACGGCCACTGCCAATAAGAAGCCATCGGGTGAGCAAGTTGGAGAGAACCTCCGGAAACCTCATGGCTCTAGAGAACTCCCTTCTAATTGGGATCGTTACGGTGAAGAATTTAACTTGGGTTCAGAAGATCCATCGGGGGAGAGCGCTAGTGCACCAACTGAATTTGTTGTGCCTAAGAGTAAAGGGGCGGATTATGCTTTCTTAATTTCGGAGGCCAGAGCTCAGCCACTATCAAATTATTCTTCCGACATTGTTCGTTCCCTCAGTGATAATATTGAAG AATATACTCAGGGATTTGGTCCGATGCTCTCTGTCGAGGGGCAAAGCATGCTTTCATGGATCACGGAGgatgattttgattttgattttgacAAAAAATCAAGTAGCAGTTTTGAG GCACCATTTCTTTCCCTTAATCTCGATGCTCTGGCAGAACAACTGGGAAAGGCTAAGCTATCAGATAGGCTATTTCTCGAACCAGATGTACTGCTACCTCCTGAGCTG TTCAATGATGAGTTACAGGCTTGTGGCGAAGACAGTGATCATCTTCAAACTCGTGCATCTGCAGTTGAAATAGATTCTGAAGCATCATCATCTCTAATCCAAGATATGGATGAAAATGAGAATGGTCAACCCTTGCCCTGTAGTGAATCCATGTCACTATCTAGCACCATTGCTATAAACAATTCCATTGCAATTCTGAAAGAAGGATTACACTCAATGGACCAAAATACGTATAAAGTTGGGCAGACGCAAGAATCAGAACAGAAGTACATTTCTACACCCAACGTGGATTCTGCTGCTAGGAAACCATCTACATTTGAGGCAGCAAATGCAGAAGCAGACCTCAACGTGCTTCTAAACTCATTTGCTGAAACCAAGTTCCTTGAGCCTTCAACAAATCCACCCAAAAAGTCCGGCCACATATCTGACATCTCTCGAGAAAATACAGGCGTTACGTCATCTGTAGAAATTTCATCTGTACAATATGCATCGGCTGATATTAAGAAGAGAGGCACGGATAGGATGAAAACTCCAATGATGTCTGTCAAAattgatgatgatattgatacACGTCTCAAGGAAATGTCTAATGTGGTAAAAATTGATGGTGGATCACTTTCCCAGGACCAGGAGTTCCGAGACATAACACCTTTACAATCTAACGGTAATTCGACATCTAAAATTCAGGATGATTTTGATTCATGGTTAGATTCCATTTAA
- the LOC142539019 gene encoding signaling peptide TAXIMIN 2 — MKNCRPLGFLIGLPFALLSLILSLIGAIFWIIGSVLTCLCPCCICCAGIADLAISLVKLPVKIIQWFIDLIPC, encoded by the exons ATGAAGAATTGCAGGCCATTGGGTTTCTTGATTGGCCTGCCTTTTGCGCTCCTCTCCTTGATTTTGTCTCTCATCGGCGCCATTTTTTGGATTATCGG GTCTGTGTTAACCTGCTTGTGCCCTTGTTGCATATGCTGCGCTGGGATTGCAGACTTGGCCATAAGCCTGGTGAAGCTCCCTGTCAAGATTATTCAATGGTTCATCGATCTTATACCTTGTTGA
- the LOC142540724 gene encoding uncharacterized protein LOC142540724, whose amino-acid sequence MAKSNKYTSLNFNELFEKKLSNNIKPTANSSFSSSNFAFANHSKNTVANSKIHGHMLVLSRPSPAKPVSSNQSTENKEKGSLSATPPSEDRHRNYPEPDGIPPLPQGRTGSDTLPPTPSLVSPVKSDKFIPPHLRPGFVRKEESIGSEFVKGSGSASFKVKSEYGGRSPGPIQGVGGTGSRSNRYAEEVRPKSGGGYAQVRRGGEPTYLNRSGPTENRPSSSG is encoded by the coding sequence ATGGCAAAAAGCAACAAATACACCTCCCTCAACTTCAATGAATTATTTGAGAAAAAACTGAGCAACAATATCAAACCAACCGCGAACAGTTCATTTTCATCCTCAAATTTTGCTTTTGCAAATCATAGCAAGAATACTGTAGCCAATTCAAAAATCCATGGACACATGCTTGTTTTGAGCCGTCCCTCGCCGGCAAAACCCGTTTCAAGTAACCAGAGTACAGAAAACAAAGAAAAGGGTTCTCTTTCTGCTACGCCGCCGTCTGAAGATCGACATAGGAACTATCCAGAACCGGACGGTATCCCTCCCCTTCCACAGGGCCGAACCGGATCCGATACGTTACCGCCTACACCTTCGTTGGTGTCTCCGGTGAAGTCTGACAAGTTTATTCCACCGCATCTTAGGCCGGGGTTTGTGCGCAAGGAGGAGAGTATCGGATCTGAGTTTGTGAAGGGTAGTGGATCGGCAAGCTTCAAGGTAAAATCCGAGTACGGTGGGCGCTCACCGGGTCCCATTCAGGGTGTGGGTGGTACCGGATCGCGTTCAAATCGGTACGCGGAAGAGGTGAGGCCCAAATCTGGTGGTGGGTACGCGCAGGTGAGGAGGGGTGGTGAACCAACATACTTGAATCGGTCAGGCCCCACTGAGAATCGACCAAGTTCCAGCGGATGA
- the LOC142538476 gene encoding uncharacterized protein LOC142538476, whose amino-acid sequence MEEAQKQKREAVRKEKGDRMSKPEERGQKRGNTGHFSHHVPLKIAREREVQQRFGPGSSVIPARKEWILLFSQRGSTDGDSNRARKGRSRRECLEVEGAKRNEAIISFGPEDLRGVNLPHNDALVIQARVANYDILQMDLQGYHLEAVETALFSFAGHMVYPEWEIMLPLTWGSQDLKRTVMTSFTVVASPSSYNIILGRPAMNELRAVAFTYHQKIKFPVGARVGEVRGDQPSSRKCYVEAVRADQSRTRKEGKKARVDGERTMGRGEVHFVAEEEQEELTGISPLIAEHQLNILPGSHPVKQKKRHFGPEKDKVIDAQIKELLKAGHIREIQFPTWLSNVVLNAGATYQRLMDKVFEKQLGRNVEVYVDDILSKSREVANFISDLEETFATLMHYGIKLNPAKCIFGVKSGKFLGFIVTDRGIEVNQEKVKSVLSMPSPRSVKEVQKLTGRIASLSRFISRSAHRSYPFFQVLRKAQQFGWDEKCEQAFQDLKTHLAELPVLVKPEPGEKLYVYLSTTEYAVSSVLIKEEGTDQKPVYYVSHALRGPELRYSEVEKIALALVMTARKLRPYFLSHQVIVLTNSPLGRIMTHSELSGRMIKWTVELGEYDIEYKPRVAIEAQALSDFLSEMIKPSKEEVWKVSVDGASSLVGCGVGVVLVSPLGEKVKLALRIDSRITNNEAEYEAVLAGIRAAREVGASRIILYSDSQLITQQIKGIYEAKDDRMLKYLQLIRAQAESFMDWSIEQIPREENSEADALAKMTASLSDVNTREVLHITRLVLSTEEEASPLPEDSWMTPLIAYITNHELPEDKARAQKIKRQAPRFVLLNKILYRRSFQGPLLKCLNEKEVDYVLRKIHEGCCAEHLGGMSLTRKTMLAGFWWPTLKQDSARLVQICEGCQHHSNFSYSPATLMKPIWASCPFDQ is encoded by the exons atggAGGAGGCCCAGAAACAGAAGAGGGAGGCTGTGAGAAAGGAAAAAGGAGACCGGATGTCTAAGCCCGAGGAGAGGGGACAGAAAAGAGGCAATACAGGGCACTTTTCTCACCACGTGCCTCTGAAAATTGCTCGGGAGAGGGAAGTGCAGCAGAGATTTGGCCCCGGATCATCAGTTATCCCGGCCAGAAAAGAGTGGATTTTGCTCTTTTCACAAA gaggctctactgatggagactctaaCCGGGCAAGGAAGGGGAGAAGCAGGAGGGAATGTTTGGAGGTAGAGGGAGCAAAAAGGAATGAGGCGATCATTAGTTTTGGCCCGGAAGATTTGAGAGGGGTGAATCTGCCCCACAACGACGCCTTGGTGATCCAAGCCCGAGTGGCGAATTATGATATTCTACAG atggatttgcagggcTACCACCTAGAGGCTGTGGAGACTGCCCTCTTTAGTTTTGCTGGCCATATGGTTTACCCGGAATGGGAGATCATGTTGCCATTAACCTGGGGTTCTCAGGATCTTAAGAGGACGGTGATGACTTCATTCACTGTAGTGGCTTCCCcgtcatcatataatatcattttgggGAGACCGGCTATGAACGAATTAAGAGCCGTAGCATTCACATAccaccaaaagataaaatttccaGTAGGAGCTCGGGTGGGAGAAGTCCGAGGAGATCAACCATCCTCTCGGAAATGCTATGTGGAGGCAGTCCGGGCTGATCAGAGTAGAACAAGGAAGGAAGGGAAGAAGGCAAGGGTGGACGGGGAAAGAACGATGGGGAGAGGAGAGGTGCATTTTGTGGCAGAAGAAGAACAAGAA GAGTTGACAGGGATTTCTCCCTTGATAGCAGAACATCAATTGAACATCCTCCCGGGATCTCACCcagtaaaacaaaaaaagaggCACTTTGGCCCTGAAAAGGACAAAGTGATTGATGCGCAAATTAAGGAGCTTCTGAAAGCTGGCCACATTCGGGAAATTCAATTCCCCACATGGCTTTCGAATGTGGTCTTG aatgcaggggctaCTTACCAGCGTCTGATGGATAAAGTCTTTGAGAAGCAGCTGGGACGGAATGTGGaagtctatgtggatgatattctaTCCAAATCTCGGGAGGTTGCCAACTTTATTAGTGATCTAGAAGAAACTTTTGCGACTCTCATGCATTATGGAATCAAGCTTAATCCTGCCAAGTGTATTTTTGGCGTGAAGAGTGGCAAATTCTTGGGATTCATTGTGACAGACCGAGGGATCGAGGTGAATCAAGAGAAAGTCAAATCTGTGCTAAGTATGCCATCTCCTCGATCTGTCAAGGAGGTACAAAAGCTAACTGGGAGAATTGCTTCCCTTTCCAGATTTATTTCCCGATCAGCACACCGGAGTTATCCTTTTTTTCAAGTCTTAAGGAAGGCCCAGCAATTCGGATGGGATGAGAAATGTGAACAGGCCTTCCAGGACTTGAAAACTCATCTTGCCGAGCTCCCGGTGTTGGTGAAACCAGAACCTGGAGAAAAATTATATGTCTACCTGTCCACTACAGAGTATGCTGTCAGCTCTGTTCTAATAAAAGAGGAAGGAACTGATCAAAAACCTGTCTAttatgtcagccatgctctGAGGGGGCCCGAGCTCCGGTATAGCGAAGTGGAGAAAATTGCTTTGGCCCTGGTCATGACCGCCCGGAAGCTAAGACCTTACTTTCTGTCACATCAGGTTATTGTTCTTACCAATAGTCCTCTGGGTAGGATCATGACTCACTCTGAATTATCCGGGCGAATGATAAAATGGACAGTAGAGTTGGGGGAATATGACATCGAGTACAAGCCCCGAGTGGCCATTGAAGCGCAGGCTTTGTCAGATTTCTTATCTGAAATGATCAAGCCCAGCAAGGAGGAGGTATGGAAAGTGTCAGTGGATGGGGCATCTAGCCTGGTGGGGTGCGGAGTAGGGGTGGTGTTAGTGTCTCCCCTGGGAGAAAAGGTCAAATTAGCATTAAGAATTGATTCCCGGATAACCAACAATGAAGCTGAGTATGAGGCTGTTCTTGCAGGTATTCGAGCTGCCCGGGAAGTTGGAGCTTCTCGGATTATTCTATATTCTGATTCACAGCTCATCACTCAACAAATAAAGGGCATTTATGAGGCTAAGGATGACAGGATGCTTAAATATTTACAGCTCATTCGAGCCCAAGCAGAAAGCTTCAtggattggagtattgaacaaATACCCCGGGAAGAAAACAGTGAGGCAGACGCTTTGGCTAAAATGACTGCTTCTTTATCAGATGTTAATACCCGGGAGGTGCTGCATATTACTCGGCTGGTTCTCTCTACGGAGGAAGAAGCATCACCCCTGCCTGAAGATTCATGGATGACACCGCTGATCGCGTACATTACGAACCATGAGCTCCCTGAGGATAAAGCCCGAGCTCAGAAGATCAAAAGACAAGctcccaggtttgttctcttaaataaaattttgtacagaagATCATTCCAAGGACCGCTTTTGAAGTGTTTAAATGAAAAAGAGGTGGATTATGTTCTCCGAAAGATTCATGAGGGGTGTTGTGCCGAGCACCTCGGAGGAATGTCTTTAACTCgaaaaacaatgcttgctgGATTCTGGTGGCCCACCTTAAAACAAGATTCTGCTCGTTTGGTCCAGATTTGTGAGGGCTGTCAGCATCATTCGAATTTCAGCTACAGCCCGGCCACTCTCATGAAGCCTATTTGGGCATCCTGCCCTTTTGATCAATGA
- the LOC142540726 gene encoding LOW QUALITY PROTEIN: homogentisate 1,2-dioxygenase (The sequence of the model RefSeq protein was modified relative to this genomic sequence to represent the inferred CDS: deleted 1 base in 1 codon) has protein sequence MDTATATATTNAPPLRDFPADLEYQSGFGNHFSSEAIAGALPHGQNSPLLCPYGLYAEQISGTSFTSPRKHNQRSWLYRVKPSVTHEPFRARVPTHGKLVSEFNDSNSSATPTQLRWKPVEVPESPTDFIDGLYTVCGAGSSYLRHGFAIHMYTANKSMADCAFCSADGDFLIVPQEGRLWITTECGRLQVSPSEIVVLPQGLRFAIDLPDGPSRGYVAEIFGTHFQLPDLGPIGANGLAAPRDFLVPVAWFENCSHPGFTIVQKFGGQLFTAKQDFSPFNLVAWHGNYVPYKYDLSKFCPYNTVLMDHSDPSINTVLTAPTDTPGVALLDFVIFPPRWLVAENTFRPPYYHRNCMSEFMGLILGGYEAKSDGFLPGGASLHSSMTPHGPDTKTFEATVARGNDVGPQRIANTMAFMFESCLIPRVCSWALESPYMDHDYYQCWIGLKSHFTLELVNQQNQELQNGAVEKK, from the exons ATGGACACGGCCACCGCCACCGCCACCACCAACGCGCCGCCGCTACGTGATTTTCCGGCGGACTTGGAGTATCAATCTGGATTTGGAAACCACTTCTCCTCCGAAGCAATCGCCGGAGCTCTTCCCCACGGTCAGAACAGCCCATTACTCTGCCCTTACGGCCTTTACGCCGAGCAGATCTCCGGCACCTCGTTCACCTCTCCTCGCAAACATAATCAACGCAG TTGGCTGTATCGCGTGAAGCCATCTGTCACGCACGAACCGTTTAGAGCTAGAGTACCGACTCATGGTAAGCTTGTGAGCGAATTTAAC GATTCAAATAGTTCTGCGACGCCAACTCAGTTGCGATGGAAGCCGGTGGAAGTACCTGAATCTCCGACCGATTTCATCGACGGCTTGTATACTGTATGTGGTGCTGGCAGCTCCTATCTTCGCCATGGTTTTGCGATTCACAT GTACACCGCCAACAAATCAATGGCTGATTGTGCGTTCTGTAGTGCTGATGGGGACTTTTTGATTGTTCCTCAAGAAGGAA GACTGTGGATCACCACCGAATGTGGAAGATTGCAAGTATCTCCTAGTGAAATTGTAGTATTACCTCAAGGCCTGCGGTTTGCCATTGATCTGCCTGATGGACCGTCAAGGGGCTATGTTGCTGAAATATTTGGAACTCATTTCCAACTTCCTGACCTTGGACCAATAG GTGCCAACGGGCTTGCTGCTCCAAGGGATTTTCTAGTTCCTGTTGCTTGGTTCGAGAATTGCTCTCATCCAGGTTTCACCATTGTGCAGAAGTTTGGTGGCCAACTCTTTACCGCAAAGCAAGATTTTTCTCCCTTCAATTTGGTAGCTTGGCATGGAAATTATGTTCCTTACAAG tatgatttaagcAAATTCTGCCCGTATAATACCGTTTTGATGGATCATAGTGATCCTTCAATCAACACAG TTCTTACAGCACCTACCGACACACCTGGTGTGGCATTGCTTGATTTTGTCATTTTCCCTCCCCGGTGGTTGGTTGCTGAAAATACATTCCGTCCTCCGTATTATCATCGCAACTGTATGAGTGAATTCATGGGCCTAATTCTCGGAGGATACGAG GCAAAATCTGATGGATTTCTACCAGGAGGCGCAAGTCTTCACAGCAGCATGACTCCCCACGGTCCTGATACGAAAACATTCGAG GCCACAGTTGCACGTGGAAATGATGTAGGACCACAGAGAATTGCTAATACCATGGCTTTCATGTTTGAGTCATGTCTAATTCCTCGAGTCTGCTCGTGGGCGCTTGAATCTCCGTACATGGATCACGATTATTACCAATGCTGGATCGGTCTGAAGTCACATTTTACCCTTGAACTCGTGAATCAACAAAATCAAGAACTGCAGAATGGGGCTGTAGAGAAGAAATGA